GTAGAAGCAATCTTATGGGCTTCTTCTTCCGAGGAAGTAGTTACCAACACAATACCTAAATCTTTAAATTTCATCATCTTCTACGGGGGTAATATTTTCTTTGAATAATAATTCTAATTTATCTCTTAATAACCTTTCCCCAGATATACTACTATAAAACAATAGATCCGTTAATATTTTTAATGCCACTGTAAAGATGTCTTTTTGTCCTAAATTAACGGTAAATTTATCACTATCTGCGGTAATTTTATTAAAATTATCAAGATAATCCCTGACTATTCCATAATAATTATTTTTATCATCAGAATTTTCGATTTGTTCCCAAAGGGAAACTGCCCGATGAATTAATTCATCATTTTTTTTAACTATTTTAATAACAGAGGTAATTACAAAATTTAAGTCTGTTTGATTTTGAGGTAATACACTCAGTTTTGTTTCAATATTTAAAGATAATAAACCAATATAAATTAACTGTAAATAGTTATTTAAGGAGTTTTCATTTTCTGGCAATATATTATTTAGTGGCTCAGAGGACATATAATTTGATGATAGTTTTTTATCCAACTTGGATATTATAAGGTTTTTTCATGGAAAAAATTACTATCGAATTGTCTTCTCGAGTTAGTTTTCTTTCGGACAATAAAATTGTATGTTATGTATATGAATCTTTAGCCTCTACTAATACTCAAGCATGGGAATTGTGCAATCAGGAAAATTGGGATAGTGCTTTTGTGGTGGTGGCAAAACAACAAACTGCTGGAAAAGGACAACGGGGTAATGTGTGGCAGTCTTCTCTGGGGGGATTATATTTAACGGTGGTTTTTCCTCCTCAAATAAATTTGGTAAAGGTAAATCACCTCACTCTTTTTTCGGCGTTAGGTATCACAGAGAATTTTAATAAATATAAAGTCCCTGTAAAAATTAAATGGTTAAATGATTTGATGTTGCTAAACAAAAAATTAGGAGGAATTTTATCGGAGGTGCGTAGTCAAAATGGCATAATTAAACGTAGTATAATTGGGGTAGGTATTAATTGGAAAAATAGTCTTAATTTGAGTAGTAGCACAAGTTTAAGTAGTTATTATCAAAATAATAATCCTGCCTTGATTGAGTCCTCTGGACAATTATTAAAAGTTGTTGTAGATGGTATTTTTCAAGGTTATAATAATTATGTAAAACAAGGAATTAATTGTTTATTGCAAAGGTATAACAATTATTTAATTTATCAAAATCAAGAGGTTATTTATAATAATTTACAAGGGAAAGTTTTAGGGGTTGATTATAATAGTAATTTGATGGTCAAGTTTTCTGCCATGGGTTCTAGTAGTAAGGTTTTATTTTCTCCTGATGAGTATGCTATTAGTCCTTATCGAGATGGAAAAATCAGTAATATTTTTGAGAGAAAATGATTAAGATTAATAATAGTGATTTGGACTATATTAAGGCTCAGGGAATATTGCATTATCCCAATGAATGTTGCGGAGTTTTGGTGGGTAAAAAAGAGGGCAACACAAAGATTTTAATAAAAGTAATTGCCACTATCAATGACTGGGATAATCAACGGGATGTGTTGCGGGAGATGATGGATAAACCTGATTATGGTAAAAGGGAGAATTTTGCGATCGCCCCTGAAACTATGTTACAAATCCAAAAGGAAGCTAGAGGGGAAAATCTGGATATTATCGGCATTTACCACTCCCATCCTAATCATCCAGCCATGCCTTCCGAGTTTGACAGGGCGATCGCCTGGGAAGGATATTCTTATATAATCATGTCAGTGGTGGAAAAACAGATCAAAGAATTATATTGTTGGCAACTTAGGGAAAACAGGGAATTCCAACTAGAAAAAATAACTATCTGGCAGTGTCAAAAGAGGACTCCCGTTAAATTTATCAAGAAAAAAAAGCCCACAGAAATTAACGGGAGATGAATTTTGACCCACAACAGAAACTGAGCGACAGCGAGTCTTTATTTTTCGGTAACTTCTGGTAACTACTAACAATAATTTTTCTTTAGTTATTGAGATTGTGTTATACAATTAGGGCAACAAACAATGTTGACTAATAATCAGTGATTACCTTAACTTACCAGTTCAGGCTAAAACTAAATAGACAACAAACTCAAGAAGTTGAGCATATTTTGACTGTCTGTAAGTCGGTTTACAATTACGCTTTAGCTGAAAGAAAGGCTTGGTATAACAGCCGTAAATCACTGGTTGATCGTTGTTCATTATTTGCTGAGTATATAATCCCCGCTAACGCACCATATCCTAGTTATAACAACCAAGCAAAAAACTTAACCATTGCCAAGAAAACTAACCCAGATTTAAAATCTGTTAATGCTCAAGTATTACAACAAACTCTGAAAACTTTAGATAAAGCATTCTCCGATATGAAGTCTAAGGGTTATGGCTTTCCTAGATTTAAAAAGCAAATGAAAAGTTTTGTTTTCCCTGCCATGCTAAAAAATTGTTTAGCTGAAGGTAGGATTAAGTTACCACAATTAGGCTGGTTAAGAATTAAACAGTCAAGAGATTATCCTACCGGATTTGAGCCTAAACAAGCTCGTATTGTGAAAAAAGCATCAGGGTATTATCTGATGATTGCTTTTCAATCTAAAGAATCTTGTCCATCAGCACCTGTGGGAAAAGTTAGTTTAGGAATTGATGCAGGAATTGAATCATTTATTGCTACAGATAGAGGAGAGTTAATCAAAGCCCCTAAGTTTTTGTTAAAAGCACAGAGTAAGCTGAAATTGCTACAAAGACTCTTGAAACATAAGATTAAAGGCTCTAATAATTGGTTAAAACTCCAAAACAAGATAGCAAAAATCCACGAAAAAGTTACTAACACACGCCGTGATTGGCATTTTAAGTTAGCTAATTACCTCTGCGATTTGACTGACAACATTTTTGTGGAGGATATAAATTTTGTTTCTTGGAGTCGAGGGATTGTGAGAAAGCAATCTTTAGACTCGGGTATAGGGCAGTTTATTAATGAAATATTGCCTTATATCTGCTGGAAAAGAAGTAAGTTTTATCTCAAGGTTGACAAAAACGGAACATCTCAAGAATGTAGTAACTGTGGTAATCATACGGGCAAAAAGCATTTAGGGGAAAGAGTGCATAATTGTCAGTATTGCAGTTATACCGCACCAAGAGATGTGGTTAGTGCAGAGGTAATTAGAAATAGAGGATTAATTGCGGTAGGGCATACCGTGAGTAAAAATGCTTACGGAGACGTACTAACGGGGATTAGACAAGGCAATTTGCTTAATCTAGTTAAGTGTCTGTGAAGTAAGAATCCCCCGACATAATCTTTGATTTGTCGGTGGGAGTGTCAATTGTTAATTAAAAATATATCCACCATAAAATTTACTATCATAGTTTTGTGGTGACATCGGAGGAGGAAATGAATAGATTAAGATTAAAAACAAAAATTAAATATCCCCCCTATTTTGATCGGATTATATTTCTCATCGCTGCCACATATCTGATTGTGGTCGGTGCTTGGTTGTACAGACAATATCGTCAATCCATAATTGTCAGAAATCAAGAGTCATCAGATATAAATTACCAAAACCTTGGGGAAGATAACCTGAATGAAGAAAATCCCTCCCTAGAAATTCCCGTCAATCTAAATCCGGGAGAAATTCCTCCCTTACCCTCTGTCTTAGATAACTCTCCCCCCGAAATTTCCGCGTTACCTATTCCTACCCCCCCACCTTTAGTTAATGGCATGGACTTGATGCCACCACCCCTAGAGTCAACGGCACAAATTCCCGACCAAATACCCCAATCGTTACCCACGCCACCTCCCCCAACCCCTGTAACCCCATCTCGTCCAAACACTGTTCCAATTATTAGCAATAATGACTTTCCGCCCCCTCCTCCCATCAACAACTCTACTTCTGAGAATGTGGAAACCACCTCAGCAACTAATAATAGTCAAAAGAAAAACGCTTTAGTAGGAGTCATTCAGTTACCCGATGGTGCAGGTTTTGCCCTTTTTAATATTAATAATATTACAGAAAGAGTACCCGTGGGTAATGCGATCGCCTCTACGGGATGGACTTTGGGCAGTATTTACGATAACGAAGTAATTATTAATCGTAACAATCAATCCCTTAGTTTACGGGTAGGAGAAAGTTTTTAAATCCCCCTAAAACTCCCCCAACATTCTCACCTCTGGGTGAAGCAAAATAGACCAATTATTTTGTACTTGCTCTTGGACGTGATGAATTAAACTATAAATGTCCTTCGCCGTGGCATTCCCCGCATTGAGAATAAAATTAGCATGACGATGGGCTACTTGCGCCCCACCAATTTGATAACCTTTTAAGCCAATTTGTTCAATCAACCATCCTGCGGCTTGGGGTTGGGGGTTACGAAACACACTACCACAACTGGGCTTGTCATAGGGTTGAGTTTGTTTACGGTGTTTGAAATTATTACCAGTAATCTCCATCACCTTATCTCGGGTAGAAGTGGGGCTTAATTTTAGGGTGGCACTCAACACCAAGGCTGATTCTTGTTGCAACCTTGAGGTGCGATAAGAATACTCTAACTCCTGACCAGAAAGTTTTTTGATGGTACCATCAGGATAAGCCACCAGAGCATCTTGTAAAACATCCGCTACACAGCCCTTGTGAGCCCCTGCATTCATGACCACAGCACCCCCCACGCTACCGGGGATACCCACGGCCCATTCTAGTCCTTCCCAACCTTTTTTTGCCACTTGCCAAGCGAGTTTGGGTAGGGAATAACCTGCGCCGACGGTAATGGTTTGTTGATGTTCGTCAACGGCATATTGTTTGAGGTGACGGGTATTTAAAACTAATCCCTTGATGCCTTGATCACAAATGAGAAGATTGGAGCCTTTTCCTAGACAAGTAAAGGGGATTTGTTGTTTATTAATCCAACTAAAAATTTCTTGAATGTCATCCCATGCCTTGGGTTCGGCATACCATTGGGCTTTGCCCCCCACTCGATAAGATGTATAAGGTGCTAGGTGAACTTTTTGATGAATGACACAGTCTGTATAGGGGAGAGAGATGGGATTGGTGAGGGAATCAGTTATGGGAGTGTTAGGTGCGATCGCCATTTTATCTTACACAAAAATAATTGAACTAAATAAATTAAATAAATTAAGCAACTAATAAGGATTCTTTTTCGATTGCCAATAGTTGAGGAATTACCTGATTAAGATTTCCTGCCCCCAAAAAGAGGGTTAAATCTTCCGACTCGAGGAAATCACAAAGAAAGTCTTTGAGGGAGGACAATTCGGGATGATAAAACACTTGGTCATGGTATTTTCTCAGGGTTTGTGCCACTATTTCCCCATCAACACCCGTGTTATTTTCTTCCCCTGCACTATAAATGTCCGTCAAAATAACCACATCTGCCGATGTAAAACACTGGGCGAATTCCTTTAAAAACGTCTTGGTGCGACTGTAACGGTGAGGCTGAAAGATTGCCACTACCCGACTGGCATTATATTGCGGTAATCGAGTACGGGCAGCCTCTAGGGTACAAAGGATTTCACTAGGATGGTGGGCATAGTCATCGATAAGGGTGGCACCTTGAAAGTTACCTTTATATTCAAAGCGTCTTTTAGCGCCATCAAAGGTGCTTAGGGCTTCGGCAATGGTAGCAAAATCTAATCCCAATTTACGTCCAACGGCGATCGCACTTAGGGCATTACTGACATTATGATTACCAGATAATAAAAGGGAAACAGTACCTAATAACTCCCCATTTTCCCATACCTGAGCCTTTGAGCCGTGGGGGGTATGGACAATATTAGTGGCAATGTAGTTCGCCCCTGACTGCTGATTTAAACTATAGGTAATATCCGCCTCAATGTTTTCCTTAACCACAGGACAATCCACACAGGCAATGGTAAGATTCGATTGAGAGCTAAATTGTTGGAAAATACTCACCAACTGATTAAGATCATTATAGTGATCAGGATGATCCAATTCAATATTAGTAATAATACCCATGGTAGGACAATGTTTGACCAAAGAACCATCAGACTCATCCGCCTCGGCCACCAACAAATCACTATCCCCCAACCTAGCATTACCACCCCAAGCGCTCACCTCACCGCCAACAATCACGGTAGGATCTAACTTACATTCCAGTAACATATAGCCAATCATACTACTGGTGGTAGTTTTTCCGTGGGTTCCTGCCACCGCAATACTTTGATAATCTTTAATTAGTGCTGCCAACAAATCCGAGCGATGGAAAATACGATAACCCTTATTGACTACTGCCTGATATTCTGAATTTTTTTCATTAATCGCCGTAGAACAAATTACCTGAAGATTTTGCACATAGTCCAATCCCTGAGAATCCGATAACTCTTGTAAATTATTAGCTTCTTGAGAAGAAAAAATAGTCGCCCCCATAGATTCTAAACGATTGGTAATGTGAGTAGATTTGAGATCAGAACCTGAAATCGGCACCCCTCTTTTTGCCAAAACATGGGCTAGGGCAGACATACCTATACCGCCAATGCCGATAAAATGAAATGGTTTGCCGTTTAGATCTATGATATTCACTTTCACGCTCTCCTCTACACTTCGCTAGTAGGTATTAATAATTTTGCTTCTAATGATATACTGATTTATGTAAATCTTCGCAATATTTTTGTTAATATCATTAATCAATTATTGATTACCGTATTAAAAAAAGAGCCTTTAATGGTGAGATTGTATTTTTTGAGTACCTTTTTAATCCTTTCAAAAAATAAAGGCGATCGTCAGTAATTCTCTGTTATAGAAGTTTTTTTTCCCAGAATAACTAAAACACAAATTATCCTCAAGCCTGACATAATAGGTGATTGAATGAATAAAATCAATGAGTTAGAAACAGAATTAATCAACTGGAATAAAAAATTACGTATCTACCCCTTCGATGCTCGTAATTATATTCACCGTGGCATGACTTATTTTAAATTAGGTCGCATCATCGAATCACTAAAAGACTACAACAAAGCAGAAGAATTAAACCCCCAATTAACTCCCTATCTCTGGCAAAGGGGATTATCCTACTATTATCTAGGAAAATATGCCCAAGGCGCAAGACAATTTGAAATTGATTTGAGCGTTAATTCCCAAGATGTAGAAGAAACCATCTGGCATTTTCTTTGTATAGCCCAACTCGAAGGAATAAAAGAAGCCCAAAAATGTCTTTTACCTGTAAAATATGATCCTCGTCCCGTGATGAGAAAAATTTATCAGTTGTTTGCAGGAAATTTCTCCCCAGAGATTTTTTTATCCTCCTCACAAACCAGCAATATTCGTGACACCTTTTACACCCATCTTTATCTAGGATTGTTTTATGAA
The sequence above is a segment of the Cyanobacterium stanieri PCC 7202 genome. Coding sequences within it:
- a CDS encoding hypothetical protein (PFAM: Protein of unknown function (DUF3038)~KEGG: cyc:PCC7424_4010 hypothetical protein~SPTR: Putative uncharacterized protein); this encodes MSSEPLNNILPENENSLNNYLQLIYIGLLSLNIETKLSVLPQNQTDLNFVITSVIKIVKKNDELIHRAVSLWEQIENSDDKNNYYGIVRDYLDNFNKITADSDKFTVNLGQKDIFTVALKILTDLLFYSSISGERLLRDKLELLFKENITPVEDDEI
- a CDS encoding biotin/acetyl-CoA-carboxylase ligase (PFAM: Biotin/lipoate A/B protein ligase family~TIGRFAM: birA, biotin-[acetyl-CoA-carboxylase] ligase region~COGs: COG0340 Biotin-(acetyl-CoA carboxylase) ligase~InterPro IPR004143:IPR004408~KEGG: cyp:PCC8801_2770 biotin/acetyl-CoA-carboxylase ligase~PFAM: biotin/lipoate A/B protein ligase~SPTR: Biotin/acetyl-CoA-carboxylase ligase;~TIGRFAM: biotin/acetyl-CoA-carboxylase ligase) yields the protein MEKITIELSSRVSFLSDNKIVCYVYESLASTNTQAWELCNQENWDSAFVVVAKQQTAGKGQRGNVWQSSLGGLYLTVVFPPQINLVKVNHLTLFSALGITENFNKYKVPVKIKWLNDLMLLNKKLGGILSEVRSQNGIIKRSIIGVGINWKNSLNLSSSTSLSSYYQNNNPALIESSGQLLKVVVDGIFQGYNNYVKQGINCLLQRYNNYLIYQNQEVIYNNLQGKVLGVDYNSNLMVKFSAMGSSSKVLFSPDEYAISPYRDGKISNIFERK
- a CDS encoding Mov34/MPN/PAD-1 family protein (PFAM: Mov34/MPN/PAD-1 family~COGs: COG1310 metal-dependent protease of the PAD1/JAB1 superfamily~InterPro IPR000555~KEGG: cyc:PCC7424_2183 Mov34/MPN/PAD-1 family protein~SMART: Mov34/MPN/PAD-1 family protein~SPTR: Mov34/MPN/PAD-1 family protein) → MIKINNSDLDYIKAQGILHYPNECCGVLVGKKEGNTKILIKVIATINDWDNQRDVLREMMDKPDYGKRENFAIAPETMLQIQKEARGENLDIIGIYHSHPNHPAMPSEFDRAIAWEGYSYIIMSVVEKQIKELYCWQLRENREFQLEKITIWQCQKRTPVKFIKKKKPTEINGR
- a CDS encoding transposase IS891/IS1136/IS1341 family (PFAM: Helix-turn-helix domain; Putative transposase DNA-binding domain; Probable transposase~COGs: COG0675 Transposase and inactivated derivatives~InterPro IPR001959:IPR010095~KEGG: mar:MAE_44590 transposase~PFAM: transposase IS891/IS1136/IS1341 family; transposase IS605 OrfB~SPTR: Transposase); protein product: MITLTYQFRLKLNRQQTQEVEHILTVCKSVYNYALAERKAWYNSRKSLVDRCSLFAEYIIPANAPYPSYNNQAKNLTIAKKTNPDLKSVNAQVLQQTLKTLDKAFSDMKSKGYGFPRFKKQMKSFVFPAMLKNCLAEGRIKLPQLGWLRIKQSRDYPTGFEPKQARIVKKASGYYLMIAFQSKESCPSAPVGKVSLGIDAGIESFIATDRGELIKAPKFLLKAQSKLKLLQRLLKHKIKGSNNWLKLQNKIAKIHEKVTNTRRDWHFKLANYLCDLTDNIFVEDINFVSWSRGIVRKQSLDSGIGQFINEILPYICWKRSKFYLKVDKNGTSQECSNCGNHTGKKHLGERVHNCQYCSYTAPRDVVSAEVIRNRGLIAVGHTVSKNAYGDVLTGIRQGNLLNLVKCL
- a CDS encoding hypothetical protein (KEGG: cyp:PCC8801_0035 hypothetical protein~SPTR: Putative uncharacterized protein), which encodes MVTSEEEMNRLRLKTKIKYPPYFDRIIFLIAATYLIVVGAWLYRQYRQSIIVRNQESSDINYQNLGEDNLNEENPSLEIPVNLNPGEIPPLPSVLDNSPPEISALPIPTPPPLVNGMDLMPPPLESTAQIPDQIPQSLPTPPPPTPVTPSRPNTVPIISNNDFPPPPPINNSTSENVETTSATNNSQKKNALVGVIQLPDGAGFALFNINNITERVPVGNAIASTGWTLGSIYDNEVIINRNNQSLSLRVGESF
- a CDS encoding UDP-N-acetylmuramate dehydrogenase (PFAM: FAD binding domain; UDP-N-acetylenolpyruvoylglucosamine reductase, C-terminal domain~TIGRFAM: UDP-N-acetylenolpyruvoylglucosamine reductase~COGs: COG0812 UDP-N-acetylmuramate dehydrogenase~InterPro IPR016166:IPR003170:IPR006094:IPR011601~KEGG: cyc:PCC7424_2223 UDP-N-acetylenolpyruvoylglucosamine reductase~PFAM: UDP-N-acetylenolpyruvoylglucosamine reductase domain-containing protein; FAD linked oxidase domain protein~PRIAM: UDP-N-acetylmuramate dehydrogenase~SPTR: UDP-N-acetylenolpyruvoylglucosamine reductase;~TIGRFAM: UDP-N-acetylenolpyruvoylglucosamine reductase) — encoded protein: MAIAPNTPITDSLTNPISLPYTDCVIHQKVHLAPYTSYRVGGKAQWYAEPKAWDDIQEIFSWINKQQIPFTCLGKGSNLLICDQGIKGLVLNTRHLKQYAVDEHQQTITVGAGYSLPKLAWQVAKKGWEGLEWAVGIPGSVGGAVVMNAGAHKGCVADVLQDALVAYPDGTIKKLSGQELEYSYRTSRLQQESALVLSATLKLSPTSTRDKVMEITGNNFKHRKQTQPYDKPSCGSVFRNPQPQAAGWLIEQIGLKGYQIGGAQVAHRHANFILNAGNATAKDIYSLIHHVQEQVQNNWSILLHPEVRMLGEF
- a CDS encoding UDP-N-acetylmuramate--L-alanine ligase (PFAM: Mur ligase family, glutamate ligase domain; Mur ligase family, catalytic domain; Mur ligase middle domain~TIGRFAM: UDP-N-acetylmuramate--alanine ligase~COGs: COG0773 UDP-N-acetylmuramate-alanine ligase~InterPro IPR005758:IPR000713:IPR013221:IPR004101~KEGG: mar:MAE_25040 UDP-N-acetylmuramate--L-alanine ligase~PFAM: cytoplasmic peptidoglycan synthetase domain protein; Mur ligase middle domain protein~SPTR: UDP-N-acetylmuramate--L-alanine ligase;~TIGRFAM: UDP-N-acetylmuramate/alanine ligase~manually curated), encoding MKVNIIDLNGKPFHFIGIGGIGMSALAHVLAKRGVPISGSDLKSTHITNRLESMGATIFSSQEANNLQELSDSQGLDYVQNLQVICSTAINEKNSEYQAVVNKGYRIFHRSDLLAALIKDYQSIAVAGTHGKTTTSSMIGYMLLECKLDPTVIVGGEVSAWGGNARLGDSDLLVAEADESDGSLVKHCPTMGIITNIELDHPDHYNDLNQLVSIFQQFSSQSNLTIACVDCPVVKENIEADITYSLNQQSGANYIATNIVHTPHGSKAQVWENGELLGTVSLLLSGNHNVSNALSAIAVGRKLGLDFATIAEALSTFDGAKRRFEYKGNFQGATLIDDYAHHPSEILCTLEAARTRLPQYNASRVVAIFQPHRYSRTKTFLKEFAQCFTSADVVILTDIYSAGEENNTGVDGEIVAQTLRKYHDQVFYHPELSSLKDFLCDFLESEDLTLFLGAGNLNQVIPQLLAIEKESLLVA
- a CDS encoding Tetratricopeptide TPR_1 repeat-containing protein (PFAM: Tetratricopeptide repeat~InterPro IPR019734:IPR013026:IPR001440~KEGG: ava:Ava_2106 hypothetical protein~PFAM: Tetratricopeptide TPR_1 repeat-containing protein~SMART: Tetratricopeptide repeat~SPTR: Expressed protein) → MNKINELETELINWNKKLRIYPFDARNYIHRGMTYFKLGRIIESLKDYNKAEELNPQLTPYLWQRGLSYYYLGKYAQGARQFEIDLSVNSQDVEETIWHFLCIAQLEGIKEAQKCLLPVKYDPRPVMRKIYQLFAGNFSPEIFLSSSQTSNIRDTFYTHLYLGLFYEAHRGEIPILEVGKSIPSNVEKSRFHITEAIKYKLDDYMWYLARVHQQLRQAKVG